From the Anaerolineales bacterium genome, one window contains:
- a CDS encoding ribosome biogenesis GTPase Der, with the protein IIIVINKWDAVPKDTHTQPAYAEHVRQQLNFLDYVPALFVSAKTGQRVEQILPLALRVQEERLRRIPTAALNRLVQQAQDRHAPPSRAGMRLKILYASQVRSDPPTFLFHVNDPKLVHFTYTRFLENRIREAYSFLGTPILLVFRKRESKRA; encoded by the coding sequence ATCATCATCGTGATCAACAAGTGGGATGCCGTGCCGAAGGACACCCACACCCAGCCGGCCTATGCCGAACATGTGCGGCAGCAGCTCAACTTCCTCGACTATGTCCCCGCTCTCTTCGTTTCGGCCAAGACCGGCCAACGGGTCGAGCAGATCCTTCCGCTGGCGCTCCGCGTCCAGGAAGAGCGCCTGCGCCGCATCCCGACAGCGGCCCTCAACCGCCTGGTGCAGCAGGCGCAGGACCGGCACGCCCCACCTTCCCGGGCCGGCATGCGCCTGAAGATTCTGTACGCCTCCCAGGTGCGGAGCGACCCTCCCACCTTCCTGTTCCATGTCAACGACCCCAAGCTGGTCCACTTCACCTACACTCGATTCCTCGAAAACCGTATCCGCGAGGCGTACTCCTTCCTCGGG